The following are encoded together in the Apis mellifera strain DH4 linkage group LG4, Amel_HAv3.1, whole genome shotgun sequence genome:
- the LOC411014 gene encoding malate dehydrogenase, cytoplasmic, producing the protein MSEPINVVVTGAAGQIAYSLLYQLAAGTVFGPNQPINLRLLDIPVMMKVLDGVVMELEDLALPLLREVVPTADPSVAFKNVAAAFLVGAMPRKEGMERKDLLAANVEIFKVQGEALDKYAQKDVKVLVVGNPANTNALICSHYAPSIPKENFTAMTRLDQNRAQAALSAKLNVQVDKVKNVIIWGNHSSTQYPDASHATVALQSSTKPISLAINDENWLNTTFVETIQKRGAAVIAARKMSSAMSAAKAAGDHMRDWWVGTKPGEWVSMGVLSDGSYGIPKDIVFSFPVTIENGQYKIVQGLSINDFARSKLNITSNELEEERAEAKNVLHEK; encoded by the exons ATG agTGAACCAATAAATGTGGTAGTTACTGGAGCTGCAGGACAAATtgcttattctttattatatcaacTTGCTGCTGGTACAGTTTTTGGTCCAAATCAACCAATTAATCTTCGTTTGTTAGATATTCCAGTTATGATGAAAGTATTAGATGGAGTAGTTATGGAATTGGAAGATTTAGCTCTTCCACTTTTAAGgg AAGTTGTTCCTACAGCTGATCCAAGTGTAGCTTTCAAAAATGTAGCTGCAGCTTTTCTGGTTGGAGCAATGCCTCGAAAAGaaggaatggaaagaaaagatcTTTTAGCAGCTaatgtagaaatttttaaagttcaaGGAGAAGCTTTGGACAAATATGCTCAAAAAGATGTTAAAGTTTTAGTTGTTGGTAATCCTGCTAACACAAATGCTTTAATTTGCTCTCATTATGCACCATCCattccaaaagaaaattttactgCTATGACAAGATTGGATCAAAATCGCGCTCAAGCAGCATTATCAGCAAAATTGAATGTTCag gttgataaagtaaaaaatgttattatttggGGTAATCACAGTTCAACTCAATATCCTGATGCTTCTCATGCTACTGTAGCTCTTCAAAGTTCCACCAAGCCAATATCTTTAGctataaatgatgaaaattggTTAAATACTACTTTTGTGGAAACAATTCAGAAACGTGGTGCAGCTGTAATAGCTGCCAGAAAGATGTCATCTGCAATGTCAGCTGCTAAAGCAGCTGGAGATCACATGAGAGATTGGTGGGTTGGTACCAAACCAGGTGAATGGGTTAGCATGGGTGTATTATCTGATGGCAGTTATGGAATTCCAAAGGATATTGTGTTTTCTTTCCCAGTTACTATAGAAAATGGACAATACAAAATTGTTCaa GGACTTTCAATCAATGACTTTGCTAGATCAAAGTTGAATATTACATCTAATGAATTAGAAGAGGAACGTGCAGAAGCAAAAAATGTATTACATGAAAAGTGA
- the LOC411013 gene encoding phosphatidylinositide phosphatase SAC1, with translation MKLHPDVYDKLYLYITPEKFYVEPIGTKVLLVVDRVSQQIYTQAGTASQIPSTASRRKIWGIVGTIRLLACRYLIVITDAIDVGTIAGHQIFKLVSTEIIPYTKSSLHLSEKQVQNNSIYVEMIKSILNTPYFYFSYTYDLSHTMQKLHNTNPEFLQMPLHDRADSRFVWNAYLLQDLTSRPEQYKFCLPIIHGFVSLNIITVTGSTSFNLGIVSRRSVHRAGTRLFSRGIDSTGNVSNYVETEQLVEFNGHRMSFVQTRGSIPLFWYQAPNLKYKPKPQLGTHEDHQTACARHFETQIFHYGKQILINLIDHMGSEGMLEKAYHNVVQRINNENVRYESFDFHAECRRLRWDRLNMLLDRLTHELEQMGYFLLLEDGTLLSAQDGVFRTNCIDCLDRTNVVQSMIAKRVLNDVLSRLQILRKIEDHPSVEELFKRIWADNADIISIQYSGTGALKTDFTRTGKRTKLGAMKDGLNSLTRYYKNNFTDGYRQDSLDLFLGRYIVQDGECTLIQCPLESERNWRYATFPLVLLVASSMLVAHIILPSRYTTEILLYILFWGAMVAGTFATIIHHGKQYVDKPKLL, from the exons ATGAAGTTACACCCAGatgtatatgataaattatattt atatattacacctgaaaaattttatgtagaaCCTATTGGAACTAAAGTGCTACTTGTAGTTGATAGAGTGAGTCAGCAAATTTATACACAAG CTGGTACAGCTAGTCAAATTCCCTCAACTGCAAGCCGTAGAAAAATATGGGGTATTGTAGGAACTATAAGGCTGTTAGCATGCAGATATCTTATAGTGATAACAGATGCTATAGATGTTGGAACTATAGCGGgtcatcaaatttttaaattagtttcaACAGAAATTATACCATATACCAAATCTTCATTACATCTTAGTGAAAAACAAGtgcaaaataattcaatatatgtaGAAATGAtcaaatctatattaaatacaccttatttttattttagttacaCATATGATCTTAGCCATACAATGCAAAAACTTCATAATACCAATCCTGAATTTTTACAG atGCCACTTCATGACAGGGCAGATTCTAGATTTGTTTGGAATGCTTATCTTCTACAAGATTTAACATCAAGACCTGAACAGTATAAATTTTGTCTACCTATCATTCATGGAT ttgtttcattaaatattattactgtaACTGGTAGCACATCATTCAATTTGGGTATAGTATCTAGACGTAGTGTGCATCGTGCAGGAACAAGATTGTTTTCACGTGGTATAGATTCTACTGGTAATGTTTCTAATTATGTAGAAACAGAACAATTAGTTGAATTCAATGGACATCGTATGTCTTTTGTACAAACAAGGGGTTCTATTCCTTTATTCTGGTATCAGGCaccaaatctaaaatataaacctAAACCTCAATTGGGTACTCATGAAGATCATCAAACTGCCTGTGCACGACATTTTGAAAcccaaatatttcattatggaaagcaaattttaatcaattta atTGATCATATGGGTTCAGAAGGTATGCTTGAAAAAGCATATCATAATGTAGTACAACGAATTAATAATGAGAATGTTCGATATGAAAGTTTTGATTTTCATGCTGAATGTAGAAGATTAAGATGGGATCGATTGAACATGCTACTTGATCGATTAACTCATGAATTAGAACAAATgggttatttcttattattagaaGATGGAACACTATTATCGGCACAAGATGGTGTTTTTCGTACCAACTGTATCGATTGTTTAGATAGAACTAATGTTGTTCAAAGTATGATTGCAAAGAGAGTTCTAAATGATGTGTTATCAAGGTTACAAATTCTTAGAAAGATCGAAGATCATCCTAGTGTTGAGGAACTTTTTAAACGG aTTTGGGCTGACAATGCAGATATAATAAGTATTCAGTATTCTGGTACTGGTGCATTAAAAACAGATTTTACTCGAACTGGAAAGCGTACTAAATTGGGTGCAATGAAAGATGGTTTGAATTCTTTaacaagatattataaaaataatttcaccgATGGTTATAgacaa gATTCATTGGACTTGTTTTTGGGTCGCTATATTGTACAAGATGGCGAATGCACGCTAATTCAATGTCCTTTGGAATCGGAAAGAAATTGGCGTTACGCTACATTCCCTTTAGTACTTCTTGTTGCATCATCCATGCTAGTTGCTCATATAATCTTACCTTCAAGATATACtactgaaattttattgtatatactaTTTTGGGGTGCTATGGTAGCTGGTACATTTGCAACTATAATTCATCATGGCAAGCAATATGTAGATAAACCTaaattgctttaa
- the LOC411012 gene encoding NF-kappa-B inhibitor cactus: MLNSSRTTSMENNVPVKTQLKCEEQCHTDSGFLSSGNLQISSDLYDYELNVVNTPVTPIKSDSGVDLGLSEKLSQLMSCKVQVEPTVELTPVNINKFEQHDAPTLSREWHQSTKKQINNEFQQLYYDENDNGDIQLHMAIVQDFVEDTFSLIRNSTRPHSYLLNILNHNGQSPLHLAVLARQPRIIRGLILAGANPALRNFRGNTALHLACATGDLASAKALTDPLTSIERNYLLPGKKIPALPQDLEQPNYEGQMCLHIAASSDHVELVRLLVRRGADLDAREGLAGQTALHLAIERNCRSVIAFLLQECRPCLDTPNYAGKTAYQTALLYDNKLARELVRLGATPEPLSESDSDTTDEDESSANNLS, from the exons ATGTTGAATTCGTCAAGGACAACATCAATGGAAAATAATGTTCCAGTGAAAACGCAATTAAAGTGCGAAGAACAATGTCATACCGATTCCGGATTTTTATCTAGTGGAAATCTCCAAATTAGTTCTGATCTATatgattatgaattaaatgttGTAAACACACCCGTTACCCCTATAAAATCAGATAGTGGCGTGGATCTTGGCTTAAGCGAAAAATTGAGTCAACTCATGAGTTGCAAGGTTCAAGTTGAACCTACTGTTGAATTAACTccagtaaatattaataaatttgaacaaCATGATGCTCCAACATTATCACGTGAATGGCACCAATCCACTAAAAAACAAATCAATAATGAATTTCAACAACTCTACTatgatgaaaatgataatggTGATAT ACAACTTCATATGGCCATAGTACAAGATTTTGTAGAGGATACGTTCAGcttaataagaaattctaCAAGACCACATtcgtatcttttaaatatcttaaatcatAATGGTCAATCACCTCTGCATTTAGCTGTATTGGCACGACAACCAAGGATTATTAGGGGATTAATTCTGGCAGGTGCAAATCCAGCATTGAGAAATTTTCGTGGAAACACGGCTCTTCATCTAGCTTGCGCGACTGGCGATCTTGCCTCCGCAAAAGCACTTACCGATCCTTTAACCTctatagaaagaaattatcttctccctggaaaaaaaatacctgCTTTACCACAAGATCTTGAACAACCAAATTATGAAG GACAAATGTGTTTACATATAGCCGCTTCATCGGATCATGTGGAGCTCGTACGACTTTTGGTGCGTCGTGGAGCTGATCTGGACGCCAGAGAAGGATTAGCAGGACAAACGGCTCTTCATCTCGCTATAGAACGTAATTGTCGGTCAGTGATCGCGTTCCTCCTTCAAGAATGTAGGCCTTGTCTAGATACACCAAATTATGCCGGGAAAACCGCATATCAGACGGCTCTGCTCTATGATAATAAACTTGCAAGGGAATTAGTGAGATTGGGTGCAACACCGGAACCACTTTCTGAATCAGATTCAGATACCACTGACGAAGACGAAAGTTCTGCTaacaatttatcttaa